From the genome of Spinacia oleracea cultivar Varoflay chromosome 2, BTI_SOV_V1, whole genome shotgun sequence, one region includes:
- the LOC110790245 gene encoding uncharacterized protein, which yields MWATLRKGDGDWFSGSLNRELGLTQPRSFIRRLSASQGLVQQLDLYAKLVGHEGCVNTVEFNSTGKMLVSGSDDKQVIFWDWASKKRTFTYSSGHLENIFQTKIMPFSDDRIIVTSAADGQVRVGQVLENGRVDTKRLGKHRGAVFKLAVEPGSPYILYSCGEDGFVQHFDLRSNSSTKLFSCCSFTEGDGSDFSSSVRLNGIVTDPRNPNYLSVGGSDEYVRVYDMRKCHWDASSNLDRPVNTFCPHHLKESGNVHITGLAYSNSSELLVSYNDELIYLFQKNMGMGTNPKLLSAEELQKLEEPQVFSGHRNSQTVKGVNFFGPNDEYVVSGSDCGHIFIWDKKDSKLVRLMVGDRHVVNQLEQHPTIPVLATCGIEKTAKIWSPVSKKVQPLPTDVKEIMESNRQGREDHSRVTLTPDVIMHVLRLQRRQTLAYVERRPRRGNRESEDGDGDGDGDGDGDGEGEAYILRFSDRDAATDGDPRECNIS from the exons ATGTGGGCAACTTTGAGAAAGGGTGATGGAGATTGGTTTTCAGGAAGCTTGAATAGAGAACTGGGTTTAACTCAACCCAGAAGCTTCATTCGTCGCCTTTCGGCGTCTCAG GGGCTTGTTCAACAACTTGACTTGTATGCAAAGTTGGTTGGTCATGAGGGTTGCGTCAATACTGTGGAATTCAATTCAACTGGCAAGATGTTGGTGTCAGGTTCAGATGATAAACAAGTTATTTTCTGGGATTGGGCatcaaaaaaaagaacatttacaTATTCGTCTGGGCACTTAGAGAACATTTTCCAGACCAAGATAATGCCGTTTAGTGATGATAGGATTATAGTCACTTCTGCAGCAGACGGACAG GTGAGGGTTGGTCAAGTCTTAGAGAATGGGCGTGTTGATACAAAAAGATTAGGGAAGCATCGAGGAGCTGTCTTCAAACTTGCTGTAGAACCTGGAAGTCCTTACATTCTTTACAGCTGTGGGGAGGATGGCTTTGTTCAACAT TTTGATCTGCGAAGCAATTCTTCCACAAAACTCTTCTCTTGTTGCTCCTTTACAGAAGGTGACGGGTCTGATTTTTCAAGTAGCGTCCGATTAAATGGAATTGTGACCGATCCAAGAAATCCTAATTATCTTTCTGTGGGAGGCTCAGATGAATATGTGCGTGTATATGACATGAGAAAATGTCATTGGGATGCATCCAGTAATTTGGATAGACCTGTGAACACCTTTTGTCCTCATCATCTGAAAGAGAGTGGGAATGTTCATATCACAGGACTAGCTTACTCAAATTCAAGTGAGCTGCTTGTATCGTACAATGATGAGCTCATTTATTTGTTTCAGAAGAAcatgggaatggggacaaatccAAAGTTACTATCTGCTGAAGAGCTACAGAAATTGGAAGAGCCCCAAGTTTTTTCTGGGCATAGAAATTCACAAACAGTTAAAGGCGTTAACTTTTTCGGCCCCAATGATGAATATGTTGTTAGTGGTTCAGATTGTGGACATATCTTTATATGGGACAAAAAAGACTCAAAACTTGTACGTTTGATGGTTGGAGATAGACATGTAGTAAATCAGCTTGAGCAACATCCAACCATACCTGTCCTAGCTACTTGTGGTATAGAAAAGACTGCAAAAATATGGTCTCCAGTTTCAAAGAAAGTTCAGCCCCTACCTACTGATGTAAAAGAG ATTATGGAGTCGAACCGACAAGGAAGAGAGGATCATTCACGGGTGACACTCACTCCTGATGTGATAATGCATGTATTACGGCTGCAGAGACGACAAACACTTGCATATGTTGAAAGGCGACCAAGGAGAGGTAATCGTGAGAGTGAGGacggtgatggtgatggtgatggtgatggtgatggtgatggtgaagGAGAAGCTTATATTTTGAGGTTTTCGGATAGGGATGCTGCCACTGATGGTGACCCTAGGGAATGCAACATTAGCTAG